The Bacteroidia bacterium genome has a segment encoding these proteins:
- a CDS encoding TonB family protein: MSKCNVIIVILLLNGNLLFSQKIDTIYFDLDWQQCSKELASFYRIRKVDVNYTGQQEDYYITGEKQQIVSLKNGSKTGSSIYWYRNGQKSAIGNYKMGQIDGLFTNFYLNGQKSGEHNYVAGEYHGNYTLWYPNGKIKEEGIYENGNRKEDFKLYDENGIRYYLFYKVDKKPLFLKTNDDLKSSIDLNNYILSKIKEIKYIKEKQLVGKVLVGFIVNEEGNVESVSVSEGVNHYLDIEAKKIIENLPKFKPGVQGGNNVKVKISQPVIFTL, encoded by the coding sequence CTTTGATCTTGATTGGCAACAATGTTCAAAAGAGCTAGCTTCTTTTTATAGAATAAGAAAAGTAGATGTAAATTATACCGGTCAACAAGAGGATTATTATATAACCGGTGAGAAGCAACAGATTGTTAGCCTGAAGAATGGTAGTAAAACAGGAAGTTCAATTTATTGGTATAGAAATGGGCAAAAATCAGCAATCGGCAATTATAAAATGGGGCAAATTGATGGTCTTTTTACAAATTTTTATTTAAATGGGCAAAAATCAGGTGAACATAATTATGTTGCAGGTGAATATCATGGCAATTATACACTTTGGTATCCTAATGGTAAGATTAAAGAGGAAGGAATTTATGAAAATGGAAACCGTAAAGAAGATTTTAAGTTATATGATGAAAATGGAATTCGTTATTATCTTTTTTATAAAGTAGATAAAAAACCTTTGTTTCTTAAAACAAATGATGATCTTAAAAGTTCAATTGATCTCAATAATTATATATTGTCCAAGATAAAGGAAATTAAATATATAAAAGAAAAACAATTAGTAGGAAAAGTATTGGTTGGATTTATTGTTAATGAGGAAGGAAATGTTGAGTCTGTTTCAGTTTCTGAAGGAGTTAATCATTATTTGGATATTGAAGCTAAAAAAATAATTGAAAATCTTCCGAAATTTAAACCAGGTGTACAAGGTGGAAATAACGTAAAAGTGAAAATATCTCAACCTGTAATTTTTACATTATAA